TATGTGTTAAATCTTCTACACTACCAGTTATTAAGTTATCGTGAGTTTGGTACAGTAACTAATATTCATCCTATTATAGCTATAACTCTATGCACCCTACCTACTTCAAATAGGCCATCGTGAGCTCATCAGTCTACAACCTGCCTGGGTTAAAAATGGTACAATCCCATCCTCTTCCGCCTTGAACGCGTCTATCGGGTAATGGTAAATGACTGCAGCGCACCTTAAGTGGGTTAGAACAATCTTATTAGTTGCGTCACTCAATTGACTGCAGTTGGGCCGCGACGCTCCTGTCAGTTATGGTGTCGCCCCGTACTCATTTTTGCCGAACGTGCCATTCGTTTGTCATGCGATTAGAGTTCACGTGTTGTGTTCTGCCAAACATTCAAACAGGTACCCGGAACGGGGGCCGCGAATCCCTTTTTGCACTTTTGCTGCCTGTAGTTTATTATTCAAAGCCAGCcgacaagcacacacacacacagagttaGAGAACACACCGCGTGCCGCATCGATTCGGAATCGATGCAAATGCACATGCAATGCAACAAACAGCGAACGGCGGGAAGAAAAAACGACAACCAACAACCTTCAAATCGGCTTACGTTAACTTTCACGGTAGCATTTTCCTTTGCTGCAGTTTGCCTGCATTTTCCACCTGTAGATCCGCAatccgtgcgtgtgtgtatgtaggtTTGCGTACGTCACGAAGGGCACTTGGTGATTAGTGATTTGGACGAAATTCCGTGCAGGCATAAGGACTGGTTGAGGTGAAGTTTGCACTGCGATTGCAGTCATTTAGGCGCACGTGGTGTTCAATACGTTTCGGTCGGTGTTTTGTAACCTTTGctcttccacacacacacgcaaacacctACGGGGACGGATTTAGTTCGGTGTACGGCTCCGACGGCGCTTCATTTTCTTGCATGGGAATGTTGGTAACGTTGTGTGCGTACGTCCTCCGCTAGCTGCTTCGTCCTATTCCTTCATCTTGAACGGCACCTGCTGTGGTAGTCGCAGGGCGTACTTTTGatgtttgatttcattttccaatttttggCCCATTCCATCCATTCCAGCAGATATTCCGATTTGTAGCGCAGCAATTTCCACCCCCCCCAGGAAAGGTGACGCGCAATAAATGCCAGAGTGCCGCACACGTTCGTGACACATTTTTACGCAAAAGTTTGGGGCATTTTTTGCCGCATCGCCAACAACCATCAGTAAACATTTTCACATTCCACACAGTTccgtttggttgtttgttgtgtgtttgggtgggtGGAAGTGTagtgagtttgtttgtttgtttgtgtgtgtgtgtttgtacagcAATAAAAGCGATACTCGGAGCATTCACACAACATCCATGGAGACGGTGCCGAGGGAGGTTTGGTCGAGTGCAGTGGGGAAGGAAGGAGCGCACACAGTTGGAGAACAGTTTGGGGTTGGCGGCCGCACAGTGCAATTTCAGGTTTCAAGCACCAAACCAAGGGTGTGCATCAGGTGAAATTCAAGACAAACGGAGAAATGGGGATAAGAAAGAGgggggagaaagaagaaatgcatacgattaaaattaaatacttGTTTAACTACTTGCAGGCAGCTGCAAACGAAAATCACAAGCgtgttgtgtgcgtttggCGGTAGAGCATCCAGAAAGTCCAGCCCAATACTAGCCACAACGTGGTGTACAATGCTTCCCTTCGCTGTGTAAGACGGTGTATCAACACTCTGAAGTTGCGGTGCTTCCAACGCGAAACTGATTGCAGGAACGATTATTCTTACGACCTTCTACTTTCTGCTTTCCAaccgcaaacacacatacaagccAGTACATCAGTTCCACCCGCTACGAGATGCAATCCCCAAAGCACAATCCCAAAGCAAACTTCTACACAGCAAAACGTGGAAGAACACGGAGGAGGAAAATTAGTACACTGTCACTAGCGAGCAATTAAACAGTGGCTGTAGCAAGATAAATAGTTTCCTTTCTGTATCACTCGCCTTAAAGGAGCAGGGTGGTGCAACACATTAGCAGACCATACCGTGGTGCATAAACTTCATTCCCATTTATAGCACGATCAACCAGGAGTTGTAGGAAGCAGGAGAAAGCCAAGGTAGAGAAGAGGTAGCTTAAAGGGAGGAAATCTGGCTCGCTAGAACACGCTTGTGGCTGTGGTGTTTCGTGTACGTCTGGTGCAGTGTCCTAGATCACGCTCACGAACGCGCAACGGTCAACAACTTCACGTTGACAAACGACATCTCAAAGcagctgtgtgtgagtgcccTGGGATTTTATTTTCACACCCAATAGTAATGGATACGAGATGAGAAACGTACAGCGATGTTTGACGATAGATGTCGCTAGCTCGTTTGCTCAAGAAGCTGCTACTCAGCGTGGAACTTGTCCAATGATCAAGACGCATCATGTCAAGTAacacagtatgtgtgtgtgtgctgaagaTCTTCATAAAAATAACTCTCGTACGTGAACATGACACATGAGACGCAAGGACTTAtaggaaaaaataacacacacacacacacgcacaagacAACAACATTTGCACACACTGGGACGCGAACTGGGAGCTGGTTGGAGTTGATGGTCAAGAGCGAGACATGAACCCTGGTGGCAGGATGAGGGCAGGACACAACACACTTCAAAGAGAGAGCTTTGTCCCTGTTTTGCTAAACGAGTAGGGGATCTGAGTTGTTCCGTTTTCGGGAAGTTCTTAGTAATGCAGCGCTCTCGcattatctctctctctctctctctctttatctcggTGCTAGCGATACTTGGACAGCAGTAGCCGTCCCCGGTTTCGCGGGTAGCGGATGAACGGTACCGACGTTTGTGCCGGAAGGTGCGTTACCTTGTCTTTGGCGGACTTCGTGCTAGTGGAGGACGGTTCGATCGAGACGCTCGCGACGGCCGGCACGTTTATGAGCCGGTTGTCGAACGGGACGCCCGTCTGCTCGAAGATCTGTAAAGCGACAcgtacacaatcacacacacagaggttGGTTGTGCGTTTTGGTGGTGAGAAATGAAAtgagaaacagaaacaaatgCCAACGACAGTGATTACAAACAGCAAAGAGCGCGCGAGCGCGGCCGCGGTTCAATACAGCTAATTAGTGCCCAGCGATAAAAGGAACACACAGTTACACTATACTTCGCATCGCCAGCCCCGGCCGACCGGTGTTCGAATCAGTTAATCGTAAATTTCTCTACTTTATGCCCCGTGGGTTGGCCGCCGCACCCAGGACCGTTGCGCACATCAGCAGTGATTGAATTAAACGCCATCCCTCTTTCCATACCGCCCTGCTGCGTGTGCATTTATTAAAATATGCAGCAGCGTTTTGTCGTCCCGGTTCGATCCTCTTCGAGCTGGGTTGTTAATTAATTAACCGTTCCCTCGTTTAAAAGGGTCACAATGCAATTACAGCACAATCAGGCACGCCGCACCTCAGCATGGGAGCGAGAGCAAAATAGAGAAAGGGACCATACCAAGAggatgaaaatggaaaataaataaccaCAGGAAAACCATCGATTACAAAACGATAGAACGGCGCCACAATATGCGAACAGAggcaacgaaaaacaaaaatcataccAACCAAAAACTAGTTACACatcgaacggaacggaacggaaacgGTGCATGATTAAATAATGAATAgtaattaaattatgcaaatgcaAACCACACGGCTTCGTTCGAACGGTGGGCGCGGATTACAGCGACCGCGGGCGCggtcgttttcttctttttctttttttttgtgcgtgtgttttccAGTTCTCCGTCCTAGTTCTGGTTTATCAGTAAGCTGGAAAGCATCCTTTGAGTTTTTTGAGCGCCCCACACAAAGGACTCGGAACTCGGACtccttttcctcttttttgtgttacttTACCCTTTTATCTCGCAATGCAAAGTTACTTTACCCCATCTCCTCCCATTTCTTTTTATCTTTGCCGGAGCGCAGCTCCAAATACAAAGATGAAGTGAAAAACAAGGCACACAAAATCACCCTTCCCCGCGCTTGGTTTGGCACTTACCCGGTCCGCGCACACGAAGCAGGTGGAAACAACCTTTGATATCACATTCATCAGATTCTTCGTCTCCTGGATGACGTGGTCGACTTTGACGAAGGTGGCCGCCTTGCCGACGGTCGGGTCCTTCACCGTGAACTGCAGCGTTTGCACGTACGTCGGCACCTTGTCGAGATGCTCGAGCAGCTCCTTCTTCGGCGGGCCGGCCGGCACCTGGTACGAGAACTGGCGCACCACCTTGTACAGCCGGTTCGCCTCCTCGGCAAAGTATTCGGCCTGCGTGAACAGGTCCTGCGTGGTGCGGAGCGTACCTTCGCCCTTGGTGAACTGGTACATCGAAAATGCCATCGCGGACATGTTCTTTGCTCTGGGTTTGAGAAGGAAGAGTGATTGTTGGTAAGTTAAGTTGAAGTTTTCAACGAGAATTGAGTCCAACATTGGACGGGGATTCGTGACTGAATGTTATAGGAAAGGAAGATTGGCAATTTGAAGCAAAATAAGTTACTGGATGATACCTTAAAACAGTATGAAGCTCCACAACATCGGTTCAAAAGATAAGTTGTATAATCTTAAGCCGATTTCTGCTATTCTTGTGTTTCAATTAGGACTTGAAATTAATTTAGAATATTATTTTGAACTTTTCGAAAGCCTCACCATATCCAATGTAAACAGACATCTGTCAAAAGCTTCTGAAACATTCCACCAGAGGCGCTTCACTATGTCCAATGTCTACAAACAGCTGTCAATAGCTTTCCAAAAAATCCACCAGTGGCGCTACCTTACACGACATCCTGCAACCCCACTATCATCTTCTAATCTTCTCCACCTACCTTTTAACGATGTCATTGTTCTCCTCGGACGCACCGTTCCACTTGTCAGTCTCGGCGTCCATCTCGTTCGTTACCATCTTCATCTCCAGTCCGGTTTTGGCAATTTTCTCCTGCTCCTCCGAATCGAGCCGGGTAGGTTTCAGCGGCTTCGACGTGGTGCCGTGCTTCTGCAATACATCCAAACAATCCAACAATAAACTCCAAGCGCTTCTTATTTCCTACAAAAAACCTTCCCCAAACACTTACACCTGGCCGCGGAAGACTTAGGTATTCGGTGGTTTTGTCCATCTTCGTGGACGACTGCGCCAGATCGATCACCTCCTTCGTGATCGTGGTGACGTCCGTCGACAGCCACTGCCACATGTCGACGAACACTTCCAGATTTTCCTTCGCGATCTTGCTCTGCGGATGCGAGGTCAGTGCCCGGGCGGCCGTTATCACCTGTGGTCCGTAGATTCTAACATTAATTTCGGTAAACTTGGCTTGTACTTGAAGTGTTTCGGTTAAAGCTATCTGGCGCAGCAGTTTGCACACCTGTGGAACAGAACAGCAGGACAAGACAGGTTAAAAGACGTAATCCAAATCCAATAGCTGAGTGTACTACTATTCCTCCTTACCTCCAGCATGTGATCGATATGCTCATGGAACCGGTCGGCGCACTCCTGCAGCCGGTCGAGTTCCTGGTTTAAGGCAATGTTCCTGAGCGAGTTGGCAATGTCGATGCCGGATTTGATGATGTGCGACAGCTCGGCCGACTGGTCCTGGGCGGTCAGCGTCAGCTGCGTCGTCAGGTCGTGGGCCGCCGCCAGCACGCTCTCGATCGCACCGTCGATGTCGAAGGACGAGTTCGGGTACTGCTCCATGCTGACCGCGATGCGCATCAGCTGGTTCAGCTCTAGCTTGGCCCGGTCGCACAGCAGCAGTATGTTCTCGCGATGCTCGTGGCTGGTGTAGGCCGAATCGGTAAAGTCTTGCGTCTTCTCGCACACCTTGTCCAGGGCGGCGAGCAGCTGCTCCCGGGTGTCCGTCGAGAATATCGAAATTCCTAGCTGTTGAACGATAAGAGACATTGCAAACATCAACATTCACTCACCGAATCACCACCAGCCCCACAGGCAACTGCTACTTACATCCGCCTTATTGTCATATTTGGGAAACTCGCGCTCCCTAGTACTATACTCTCTGGAATGGCCAATGGAATTTCTGTCACGGTCCCGGTCCCGTTCGCGCTCGCGCTCCCGTTCCCGCTCCCGGTCCCGCTCGCTGTTCCGCCGCATCAGGTCCCGGTCGCGCCGATGCTCGGCGATGCCCGTTTCCTTGTCGCGCACCTGGGTCGGCGAGATGCACTCCTTGGACAGGAGCGGAGGTCCCATCGTCGGTGAGCGGTCCTTGACGCTCGGTGGCGGTCCTTGCACACTGCCTGAGATACCGCCCGGTGGTACACCGCCGCCTCCGGGGCCTGCATTACGCTCATAGCTCGGACGGGATATCTCGATCAGGCGGGAAAAGTGCCGCAGGCAGGTAAATGCCGTCGCACGCTCCGAATCCCACTCCGGTACCTTGCAATGAGGGTGAAGCAATAGTAAGAGAGAAATGCAAATTTATTGTTCCAGTTTTGAGCATGGATTAAAATTGGATCTTTTCGGCTAATTCTGTaaagatattttttaaattcatagAGCCTAACTAGCTCTAGGGGATTGCCCTCCATTTAGGAGAGAAATGATGATTCTACCATTCTAATTTTTTGATCACGAAACCATTGCTTACTAACCGTAATGTGACAATAAATGAGACACATTTCGCTTCACAATGTCCACTGGCTTATGCTACTAACTAAACACCCTTTTAAACTGTACTTCACGTTTGGAAATAACTCAATCACTTCGGTAATCTCCGATCGGTAAATAAACGGCTGTCAGGAAACGGCACTCGACCGAGCGGGGACAATTTCCTATCAAGCTCCCATATCACTCCCAAGAATCCACCctaaacacacagacacacacacacacgcacacactaacCTGCCTTAATGCGTTCCGGTCCGATGCGGACTCTAGGATGCCGTCCTTCACCACGTAGTGTATCAGGTCCATCGCTCGTCGCATCTGGCAGAACACCGTATCACGGTTTTCCTTCGAGTGGGCACATTCGGAATGCCGTAGACACGTCTGCGTTGAAGAGGGAAACGGAGcgcggaagaagaagaagaagtgaaaGAATCAGGACGCGTCACATTCGCTCGGGCGTCAGGTTTTGCTGCTCCGGCTGACTTACCTTCGATGATGTTAGCAGCATCATTGTCGAACGCTCGAGAACTTGCCGTGCCGAGGACATCTGGGCCCGTCTTCGCTCGTCCTTCAAGTCGTTCTGTCGATTGCCTGCCCGTTGGAATGGGAGAAGGGAAAAGGAGCATATAAGCGCACATGTCGCACAGCGTtgaatgtgtatgtgagaAATCAACTCCAAGCAAGCAGTTCTTTTCGACCAATTCCTAAAGCTTGTCATGATCCTCGTGAacagaaaaaacaaataaatcttaTTGTTCCGTAGGTTCCTGTCAGTTTAGAAGCTTATAGAACACAGACTCACATGGAAAGCTTTTTTTATGCTCACAAATGAATATCTCGAAGCAGTGTTTGCTTTCACCCTATACACACACGCTGGGGACACAACACAGgcgattaatttaattaatcccATTAAATCTTTCCCACTTTCAATTTATGACCCGCAATTATGAACCGGTTAGGAGGGCAAGCTAACCACTTGCCCGGTGACCCCGGTCCCTGTGCAGCAACGGTGGCGAATGCTGTGCAAACGGCAAATACCACATCCTTCATAACCTTCCCCAAGTCtccctgcacacacacactcgctccCTTCCCTCTGTTGTAAACGACATAGTGTCGTTGACcgcataccatgtcaagttaTTACACCAGGAATCATAAATTCTCACACGTTTTCCCATCGCGCTGTCGCAGCCTTCGAGCGGGTCGCGATGGCTACCGCCCCACATCACACCTCCTCTCCTGATCCTTTGAACCTGTTCAGCTCCTTTACatcacggggggggggggggattttattttaatctgGAACCTCTTCTATCCCGtacgctctgtgtgtgtgtgtgagtgggaaGAAAGACTTTTGCGTTCCAATCTTCAAAAGGGTGGAAAACGGTTGAGTGACAGTTATGAGCAGCAAGCGATGAGATTAGAGCACCGGGAAGGGATAAGCCGATTAAACTTTACctatctcactctctctcactctcttgctctctctttctttacgATTTATTGGAAATGAAAATGCCTTATAAAACGCCGGGGTGTAAAAATACTGTCGTTTTTATCCTCAGTAAAATGTTCCTTCACTTTCCGGTTGAGGTCGTTATAGGGGTGGGCCATAGAAAAGTTTCACATTAAATTATGGAATTTTGATCGAAATTTATAACGTTTTCAAAAGCACTTTACCACGGGAAGGTTATCATTATGACGATATgaatttatgttttcttttatgaGATATCTGCGAGGAATCGAATCGAAAAATGAAACCGCTTTTGCTAATGGTCAAGCTTGATTTATTGCTAACAAGCATATCAACGAATACCCCGATATCCTTTGGAAAGTGAATGTCTCATCTGGTTCCAATTAGATATTATAAAACCCCTACCAACATTTCATAGGTCTGTATCCAATCATTTAAACACACATATTCTTATCGCTCAGCTCAAAAGCCACATTTGCCAATAGCGAAACCATtgagaaagaaacacacaaacaatgcCGAACCATTTATCAGCGTGAAGAGAAGTTTTATGTGGGTGTGTCTTGCCCTATCACATGGGGCTCCATTCACATGTGCTTTCTCTATTTCCGTAGTCATACTAAATTGAACcatccagctgctgctgctgctactgctaacAACCAGCAGGGATTTTGATGGGCTCCATActgcttttttttatgctgcGCAGTTAGTCATCCGTAATGCCCGGGACCATTTCTTTATTATAATTCGTCTCGGTGTGGGCAGATGGATCGGAATCGGCCTCCCTAACCCTTCGCTAACGAACGTACTGAAACCGTCTCCGGGGCGTGTCCCTTAGACACGACGTACAAGACACAGAACAGAGagtaaaagcaaacaaatgaaGTCATTTCTGTCAAAGGTCTCAAAGGATAGATATATCAGGTGACGTAAGAAACTGTGTAAGACACATTCACAAGCTCAAAACCAGACACACGCATGTAAGGAGAAACAGATGTTCATAAAGCTGCTCGTACTTTGCGGGACATGAGCCCGGTAAATCCCATCCCAATCGTAAAACATTGTTAAACTTGAGTTTAAGTATGAAATATGGCTACGATTGGAACAAGCATGTAGGGtattttgctttaatttagccacacacacccacgcgCGATTGTGAGACAACCCAAAAGGGGCAAGGCACTGTCCATGAAAAATATAGAAAATCAATGCCATCACAAAACTATTTCTATTCCACTTGATTAACGAGCCAAAGAGTTATGGGTACCATTTCTCCCTTCATACACTGTGAAAAAGCCCCATTATTCTAAGGGAGCTGGAACGGCCCCAGCAGaaagaaaatgtgaaataGAGTACCGAGGAAAAAAAAGCGTGTCGAGCTAAATCGTTCACCCTTCACTAAGCATacagcggcggcggtggcgacggcggcggaaacaaataaaaggaaaagcaCGGAAGAGAAAGCCGAGCCACCGAATCAAACAACGATTTACATTCTTTCGCTTTTTCGACCCATGACCGCGCTGCACATGGCTTTGAAAAGCACCCGGAAGCGAACGGTTTCCGGTTGCATTTGGAGCAGGCTTCCTTCCCCGACCCCGCGTGGGCTGTGTGACGTGTCTAGTGGGccgttaaattaaaacaattttcttATAAATAGCTCATTGGTCAATTTCTTTTccgccttttttttgcagcgaCCCCAGAGCACCAACGGCAGGAGCAGCACGAAGCGCAAGCAGGAAGCTCTTGCTTACGGTTCAAACTGGATGAAGAAATATTTGTGCCTAGCACGAGAGCCCATTCCGAAATAGAGGGAACATTGCAGCGAACCGACCGGCAGTCGGACATGGCTGGCAGTCGTTTGAAAGGGGATTTGGTTTTTGGAGTGGAGTTTATGGAAAAGTGCGCCACATTTCACTCACCTGTAACATGCGCCAGCTCGACCATCTCTGCACCGAACACTGAGAACGCTTTCACGAATTCTGTAAAATTGGCCACTGATTCTAATCTACCTAAAGTTCTAGCTACCTGTTGGGGGAAGGAGAAGCAAAACCGACATTAAGACATTGGTGGCTTCTTGTGGCGTAGCTGCCTCACAATAGTTACCCTGTCTTTGGCTAATAATAACTGCTTCACGACCACAATGTCCGCCAGCAGCAGGACACGCGTCACCGAACTGAGCAGCGTCCGGGCGGCGCGTATCATCGGTCCCCTGTCGTCGATCGGGTTTGGCCGCGGCGAGTATCCGACCGTCGGATCTGTTGCCGCTATATCACATAAGCGCTCTATCGATGAGCCTGCAAAGAGAAAAGTAGATAAATTTCACAGATTTAAACAACAGAAGAGacatttttgtaaataaattcaaacattTTCGGTCCTTTGCCGGCTTGAACTCACACCCTGCTATGAGGAGTGTTTCGCCCTGCCGCATCGCGCCATTCGTTTACCCCTGAATGTTGGCATGTGATGCATAATACAAGCGTTGTTCAGCTCGATCCACTACCACCATGCCAGATCCGAGCAATTCATTCCCCCAACGGGAAGCTTCATAAATTTTAAAGCACTTTTCGTTTATTGCCTATCCGTACGATTTCATTTCGCTTTTGCAAATTTATAATGATTGCATTTGTTATTGAAGTTCGTGATGGAAGTTGTGCTCGATGATGATCTCGTCTGGAACCAATAAttcttttcccattttccactTTGCCTTTGTCTTTGTGGAGCTGTGTGCTTTTGGTTTATTTGCTCTCGCTGCTTCCAAACAGGTTGTTCCGTTCCGAGTTGCGAGTACATAAATCTGAGATAATAAATCTACTCCATTGCATATGAAGAGCCTGCCCGAAGAGCAGACACGCTTTTATTAACCAACACAGCCTATGCTATTGCTCTTCCTCCATGTTCCTTTGCTgcgcttttcctttttggacaaacatttttacaaaattataaTGTTCTCCATGCATTTTACGACCAGTTTCCCTGTCTTTATGCACCGTCATTACTTTTCATGGTGTACTTATGTAGAAGAAAAAGCGTGTAAAAGCGTACGAGCGTACCTTGATTTGTTCTAGCGACTTCTGATCGCAAACACGCGAGCAAAGTCTAGCCTGGTTCCCCTCCAAAAAGTGCCCTTTCTGCCTGGCAGTGAGTGACCTCTCACATACCACACCGGAAAATAACCATAATCATAGCCTCGTCAACTACAATGACCCATCCGATTCAGTTATCCATAATTCAATTGTCATTCCCTGTGCATGTCCCCCACGGGACAACTGTCGTAAAGTCCATTGGAAAGAGTCCGTCCATCTAGCCAATTCGCTGCAAATGCCTTTACAGTGCAGTGCAGCTACTTCTTGCTGCTGGAGAAAAGCAGCCCGGACCGAAATGACACACTGTTGATGGCCAGAGCTGTAACGAAGCCGTGTCGTAAACTTTACACCTTCTCCCTTGCCATGCGTCCCATCGCACGACACGGCCAGTGGTAAAGTAAGCGTAAAACAAACCCTTACAGACCATTGCTTGACCATGTTTCGCCGGGGGATTTTGCGTGTTGGGCGCTTCACTGGGCACACAGTTAGTGAGTGTACTTTTTCACGGCGCCGTGCGTGCCGATTTTCACAGCTCAGCTCGTTGTTTTACGGAGCGTAAAATTTGACCACCGTCCCGCCGAACTGACCAGCTGGACCAGGTTGGCTATAGAGAGGgtaaacacaacaaaatcaCTAAAACGATTGGCTGTGGTGCAAGCAGTTTCTTCGGAAGATCAAGTAACTCACTGAGTTTGAGAGGAAATC
This genomic interval from Anopheles merus strain MAF chromosome 3L, AmerM5.1, whole genome shotgun sequence contains the following:
- the LOC121598589 gene encoding alpha-catulin isoform X1; the encoded protein is MNDKSCFERSASVGASYDIGRRMAASGGATGPRVDRSKSCAGSSGAGLGASGSGKIGAESRRKSASFDVDRNRGAEAMASAATSGGMGRGGPAPGGSGDTGIRRRSSSNSSVHRRSQSKISTLVQHRSEQQHHTSEQKMRAIGRVGQAVNLAVERFVTVGETIADDNPEIKQDMYDACKEARAAGSSIERLCDIAATDPTVGYSPRPNPIDDRGPMIRAARTLLSSVTRVLLLADIVVVKQLLLAKDRVARTLGRLESVANFTEFVKAFSVFGAEMVELAHVTGNRQNDLKDERRRAQMSSARQVLERSTMMLLTSSKTCLRHSECAHSKENRDTVFCQMRRAMDLIHYVVKDGILESASDRNALRQVPEWDSERATAFTCLRHFSRLIEISRPSYERNAGPGGGGVPPGGISGSVQGPPPSVKDRSPTMGPPLLSKECISPTQVRDKETGIAEHRRDRDLMRRNSERDRERERERERERDRDRDRNSIGHSREYSTREREFPKYDNKADLGISIFSTDTREQLLAALDKVCEKTQDFTDSAYTSHEHRENILLLCDRAKLELNQLMRIAVSMEQYPNSSFDIDGAIESVLAAAHDLTTQLTLTAQDQSAELSHIIKSGIDIANSLRNIALNQELDRLQECADRFHEHIDHMLEVCKLLRQIALTETLQVQAKFTEINVRIYGPQVITAARALTSHPQSKIAKENLEVFVDMWQWLSTDVTTITKEVIDLAQSSTKMDKTTEYLSLPRPGKHGTTSKPLKPTRLDSEEQEKIAKTGLEMKMVTNEMDAETDKWNGASEENNDIVKRAKNMSAMAFSMYQFTKGEGTLRTTQDLFTQAEYFAEEANRLYKVVRQFSYQVPAGPPKKELLEHLDKVPTYVQTLQFTVKDPTVGKAATFVKVDHVIQETKNLMNVISKVVSTCFVCADRIFEQTGVPFDNRLINVPAVASVSIEPSSTSTKSAKDKQLGAMKSQLPCEYKRVRTALITFSAKPPYKI
- the LOC121598589 gene encoding alpha-catulin isoform X7, whose protein sequence is MSLSRSMVEGSGSNVAGGAGTTATSEFMLDIKIKSVEKTLVPLMKQISTLVQHRSEQQHHTSEQKMRAIGRVGQAVNLAVERFVTVGETIADDNPEIKQDMYDACKEARAAGSSIERLCDIAATDPTVGYSPRPNPIDDRGPMIRAARTLLSSVTRVLLLADIVVVKQLLLAKDRVARTLGRLESVANFTEFVKAFSVFGAEMVELAHVTGNRQNDLKDERRRAQMSSARQVLERSTMMLLTSSKTCLRHSECAHSKENRDTVFCQMRRAMDLIHYVVKDGILESASDRNALRQVPEWDSERATAFTCLRHFSRLIEISRPSYERNAGPGGGGVPPGGISGSVQGPPPSVKDRSPTMGPPLLSKECISPTQVRDKETGIAEHRRDRDLMRRNSERDRERERERERERDRDRDRNSIGHSREYSTREREFPKYDNKADLGISIFSTDTREQLLAALDKVCEKTQDFTDSAYTSHEHRENILLLCDRAKLELNQLMRIAVSMEQYPNSSFDIDGAIESVLAAAHDLTTQLTLTAQDQSAELSHIIKSGIDIANSLRNIALNQELDRLQECADRFHEHIDHMLEVCKLLRQIALTETLQVQAKFTEINVRIYGPQVITAARALTSHPQSKIAKENLEVFVDMWQWLSTDVTTITKEVIDLAQSSTKMDKTTEYLSLPRPGKHGTTSKPLKPTRLDSEEQEKIAKTGLEMKMVTNEMDAETDKWNGASEENNDIVKRAKNMSAMAFSMYQFTKGEGTLRTTQDLFTQAEYFAEEANRLYKVVRQFSYQVPAGPPKKELLEHLDKVPTYVQTLQFTVKDPTVGKAATFVKVDHVIQETKNLMNVISKVVSTCFVCADRIFEQTGVPFDNRLINVPAVASVSIEPSSTSTKSAKDKQLGAMKSQLPCEYKRVRTALITFSAKPPYKI
- the LOC121598589 gene encoding alpha-catulin isoform X8, yielding MAATYGCPGQISTLVQHRSEQQHHTSEQKMRAIGRVGQAVNLAVERFVTVGETIADDNPEIKQDMYDACKEARAAGSSIERLCDIAATDPTVGYSPRPNPIDDRGPMIRAARTLLSSVTRVLLLADIVVVKQLLLAKDRVARTLGRLESVANFTEFVKAFSVFGAEMVELAHVTGNRQNDLKDERRRAQMSSARQVLERSTMMLLTSSKTCLRHSECAHSKENRDTVFCQMRRAMDLIHYVVKDGILESASDRNALRQVPEWDSERATAFTCLRHFSRLIEISRPSYERNAGPGGGGVPPGGISGSVQGPPPSVKDRSPTMGPPLLSKECISPTQVRDKETGIAEHRRDRDLMRRNSERDRERERERERERDRDRDRNSIGHSREYSTREREFPKYDNKADLGISIFSTDTREQLLAALDKVCEKTQDFTDSAYTSHEHRENILLLCDRAKLELNQLMRIAVSMEQYPNSSFDIDGAIESVLAAAHDLTTQLTLTAQDQSAELSHIIKSGIDIANSLRNIALNQELDRLQECADRFHEHIDHMLEVCKLLRQIALTETLQVQAKFTEINVRIYGPQVITAARALTSHPQSKIAKENLEVFVDMWQWLSTDVTTITKEVIDLAQSSTKMDKTTEYLSLPRPGKHGTTSKPLKPTRLDSEEQEKIAKTGLEMKMVTNEMDAETDKWNGASEENNDIVKRAKNMSAMAFSMYQFTKGEGTLRTTQDLFTQAEYFAEEANRLYKVVRQFSYQVPAGPPKKELLEHLDKVPTYVQTLQFTVKDPTVGKAATFVKVDHVIQETKNLMNVISKVVSTCFVCADRIFEQTGVPFDNRLINVPAVASVSIEPSSTSTKSAKDKQLGAMKSQLPCEYKRVRTALITFSAKPPYKI